One Enterococcus silesiacus genomic window carries:
- a CDS encoding lipoate--protein ligase, translating to MTKLNHLLTNDKVFLYDQHCLTEKDYFLPFALTDTFTTFSGINQQTIIHFWQLDQAMILGMKDTRVTDLKSGLASLKQDGYRIVIRNAGGLGVIADAGILNVSLIIPNPGNKKISIDEAYTYMWNWIRVAFEDSEHLIAAFEIAESYCPGTFDLSINGKKFAGIAQRRVKDGTAVMIYLSVNGDQQKRGESVRRFYEASLQETFGQHGYPPVDPAVMANLEELLNKKLTIDEVKKRLISVLLDNTSVTLDDQTLPRLIQSDWFKTENDKQISKMQQRNQLLS from the coding sequence ATGACTAAATTAAACCACTTACTTACAAACGATAAAGTGTTTTTATATGATCAACATTGTTTGACTGAAAAAGATTACTTTCTCCCTTTTGCTTTAACTGATACCTTTACAACTTTTTCCGGAATCAACCAACAAACGATCATCCACTTTTGGCAACTTGATCAAGCTATGATTCTTGGGATGAAAGATACTCGCGTGACGGACTTAAAAAGTGGATTAGCTTCTTTAAAACAAGATGGCTATCGAATTGTGATTCGCAACGCTGGAGGACTAGGAGTCATTGCTGACGCTGGAATTTTAAATGTTTCATTGATTATACCCAATCCAGGAAATAAAAAAATTAGTATTGATGAAGCTTATACCTACATGTGGAACTGGATTAGAGTAGCTTTTGAAGATTCCGAGCATCTGATAGCAGCTTTTGAAATTGCTGAGTCTTATTGCCCAGGCACATTTGATTTAAGTATCAATGGTAAAAAGTTTGCTGGCATCGCACAACGTCGGGTGAAAGACGGGACTGCTGTCATGATTTATTTAAGTGTCAATGGTGATCAACAAAAACGTGGTGAAAGTGTACGGCGGTTTTACGAAGCAAGTTTACAGGAAACCTTTGGTCAACATGGCTATCCCCCAGTTGATCCTGCCGTAATGGCTAACCTAGAAGAGTTACTCAATAAAAAATTAACGATCGATGAAGTGAAAAAACGATTGATTAGTGTATTATTAGATAACACATCTGTTACACTTGATGATCAAACATTGCCACGCTTAATACAATCTGACTGGTTTAAAACTGAAAATGATAAGCAAATCAGCAAAATGCAGCAAAGAAACCAATTACTGAGCTAA
- a CDS encoding pyruvate dehydrogenase, which translates to MNQAGNQTQQINLIDELTALKIMWKIRIFEETIQELFDAGELYGTMHLCTGQEATAVGGAGILNKSDWIVSTHRNHGHCIAKGTDIRSMFAEMLGKKTGTNEGKGGSMHIADLDVGNLGSNGIVGAGFPIAAGAALSAQMQKTDQVVLCYAGDGATNEGSFHEALNLASIWQLPVIYFIENNQYGMSSSIEQMVNIDKLSERGKSYGIEGFTIDGNDLASVTSTVSQAVAKARNGGGPTLIEALTYRHKGHSKSDKLMYRSQEECRQWQENNDPIVRLEQKLIQTARIEEAAIRQLEMTIRQEMAELVASVKLDSEPTVADLWTHVYAEDEV; encoded by the coding sequence ATGAACCAAGCAGGAAACCAAACCCAACAGATAAACCTAATTGATGAGTTAACAGCGCTGAAAATAATGTGGAAAATTCGCATTTTTGAAGAAACAATCCAAGAACTTTTTGATGCTGGGGAATTATATGGCACAATGCATCTTTGTACTGGACAAGAAGCTACGGCTGTTGGTGGTGCTGGTATTTTAAACAAAAGTGATTGGATTGTATCCACACATAGAAATCATGGACATTGTATCGCAAAAGGAACGGATATTCGCAGTATGTTCGCTGAAATGTTAGGTAAAAAGACTGGAACAAACGAAGGTAAAGGTGGCAGCATGCACATTGCGGATTTAGATGTTGGAAATTTAGGCTCGAATGGTATTGTTGGAGCAGGCTTTCCAATTGCCGCAGGAGCAGCTTTAAGTGCTCAAATGCAAAAGACCGATCAAGTTGTTCTGTGTTATGCAGGTGACGGGGCAACAAATGAAGGTAGCTTCCACGAGGCTTTGAATTTGGCTTCTATTTGGCAATTACCAGTCATCTATTTTATTGAAAATAATCAATATGGCATGAGTAGTTCTATTGAACAGATGGTCAATATCGATAAGCTTTCTGAACGAGGCAAGAGTTACGGGATTGAAGGGTTCACGATCGATGGAAATGATCTAGCTAGTGTGACTTCAACTGTTTCACAAGCTGTGGCAAAAGCCAGAAACGGTGGAGGACCAACTCTGATTGAAGCACTAACCTATCGCCATAAAGGTCATTCTAAATCTGATAAGCTGATGTATCGTTCGCAAGAAGAATGTCGGCAATGGCAGGAAAACAATGACCCTATTGTCCGTTTGGAACAAAAGTTAATCCAAACAGCTAGAATAGAAGAAGCCGCAATCAGACAGTTAGAGATGACCATACGGCAAGAAATGGCTGAACTAGTTGCTTCTGTGAAACTAGATAGTGAGCCGACAGTTGCTGATTTGTGGACGCACGTTTATGCGGAGGATGAGGTATGA
- a CDS encoding sugar-phosphatase (YidA; catalyzes the dephosphorylation of erythrose 4-phosphate (preferred substrate), mannose 1-phosphate and p-nitrophenyl phosphate; hydrolyzes the alpha-D-glucose-1-phosphate but not the beta form; member of the haloacid dehalogenase-like hydrolases superfamily and Cof family of proteins), protein MTVKLVAIDIDGTLLDSNRKISPKVKATLKKANDSGMYIVLCTGRPLPGVKEQLAELDLYGDNDYVITYNGSLVQATKSNEIISQYTLSYDDFLEIELMSRKVGAHLHTIDDRAIYTANRDIGKYTVHEAYLVDMPLRYRAVDEMTPDMSIIKMMMIDEPEILDNAISQLPEEFTNKYTTVKSTDFYYEILNKEASKGNALAKLAEHLGISQAETMAIGDNENDLSMIEYAGIGVAMGNATESVKRAADVQTTSNDEDGVAEILLKYI, encoded by the coding sequence ATGACAGTCAAATTAGTTGCAATAGATATTGATGGAACATTGCTTGATTCAAATAGAAAAATCAGCCCGAAAGTAAAGGCAACACTAAAAAAAGCCAATGATAGCGGCATGTATATCGTTTTATGTACAGGACGGCCTTTACCAGGGGTCAAAGAACAGTTAGCCGAATTAGATTTATATGGCGATAATGATTATGTAATTACTTACAATGGTTCTTTGGTTCAAGCAACTAAATCCAATGAAATCATTTCCCAATATACGTTAAGTTATGATGACTTTTTAGAAATCGAACTGATGTCACGAAAAGTCGGTGCTCATTTACACACGATCGATGATCGTGCGATTTATACAGCAAATCGTGACATTGGAAAATATACCGTTCATGAAGCATATTTAGTGGACATGCCACTTAGGTATCGTGCAGTTGATGAAATGACTCCTGACATGTCGATTATTAAGATGATGATGATTGATGAGCCAGAAATTTTAGATAATGCCATCAGTCAGTTACCAGAGGAATTTACTAACAAGTACACGACTGTTAAAAGTACCGATTTTTATTATGAAATATTAAATAAAGAAGCGAGCAAAGGAAATGCTTTAGCCAAACTTGCGGAACATTTAGGAATTTCTCAAGCAGAGACAATGGCCATTGGTGATAATGAAAATGATCTATCTATGATAGAATATGCTGGCATTGGTGTCGCTATGGGCAACGCAACCGAGAGTGTAAAGCGTGCAGCCGATGTTCAAACAACAAGCAACGATGAAGATGGTGTTGCTGAAATTTTGCTTAAATATATTTAA
- a CDS encoding transcription antiterminator → MTDERSRKVMKRLVERSIHDVNELAAQTGLTKRQLEYSVEKINEFVTIDIGSKLVIENNRIILTNQLREQFIALLSDKIYAKEYLMNAFERSKYLYLILFYYADDYLSINHFIEELGVGKTTIINDLKNLTIELEKENIQLLYTRKTGYRLSGSEEHIRYHLMKMIIWDSTEYNTAFIYDQFLENHHIETLESTKRLIEKYTLEYGITFVENRLTEFLYTFIFLKKRLHILPAVFHDKYQLPALIAMKEYQFSKSILAHFGIEDEAAYRYLCAWILGLSIGRASESTKDYETIMELVKRIILRFEAISGIRFSNQELVVHQLYSHLRPAYYRLYFKLPIVNPLHNKIKNEYGELFNIVEETLKPFSSLFEHRIPEDESAFLTMHFAALCSNFDEYTTIQKVALIVCPNGIGSSSIVYTELKALFPELSFLGPVETNDIERLTDSYDLIFSTVPNIRLFYTKKPVYIVSPIMNTREKYRLISDVYTQIGNFNFKLPSVGKIMEIIKRHAAISEGSSLENELYEYLINQEEPNKTENDGPSLQEITAPELIQLEMSAKNWEEAIRLSAASLLKTGRITRNYIDTIIETAKREGAYMVISKNVALPHARPIDGVMQLGMSISVLKEPIVFGNKDNDPVKYIFCLAATENNRHLNAMVELVKLLDDPDFYSLLDTSDDPNEVYHYLSQEEVLTMEN, encoded by the coding sequence ATGACAGATGAACGTTCTAGAAAAGTAATGAAACGGCTAGTTGAGCGCTCAATACATGACGTAAACGAATTGGCAGCTCAAACTGGTTTAACCAAACGACAATTAGAATATTCAGTAGAAAAAATCAATGAATTTGTAACAATTGACATTGGATCAAAATTAGTGATTGAAAACAATCGGATCATCTTAACGAACCAACTCCGAGAACAGTTTATTGCGCTACTTTCAGATAAAATTTATGCAAAAGAATATTTAATGAATGCCTTTGAGCGCTCGAAGTATCTATATTTAATCTTATTTTACTATGCGGATGACTACCTTTCGATTAATCATTTCATTGAAGAACTTGGCGTTGGGAAAACGACCATTATTAATGACTTAAAAAACTTAACAATTGAATTGGAAAAAGAAAATATTCAGTTGCTTTACACTAGAAAAACAGGCTATCGATTATCTGGAAGTGAGGAGCACATCCGTTATCATTTAATGAAAATGATTATTTGGGATTCAACAGAGTATAATACAGCCTTCATTTATGATCAGTTTTTAGAGAATCATCATATTGAAACGCTTGAATCAACGAAACGATTGATTGAAAAATACACACTGGAATATGGCATAACCTTTGTTGAAAATCGGTTGACCGAATTTTTATATACCTTCATCTTCTTAAAAAAACGGCTGCATATTTTACCAGCGGTTTTCCATGATAAATATCAGTTACCTGCTTTGATTGCAATGAAAGAATATCAATTTTCAAAAAGCATTCTCGCCCACTTTGGAATTGAAGATGAGGCAGCTTATAGATATTTATGTGCATGGATTTTAGGTTTATCAATTGGTCGGGCAAGTGAGTCGACGAAAGACTACGAAACAATTATGGAGCTAGTTAAACGAATTATTTTACGTTTTGAAGCAATCTCAGGAATTCGTTTTAGCAATCAAGAATTAGTTGTGCATCAGTTGTATTCTCATCTTAGACCAGCTTATTATCGTTTATATTTTAAATTGCCTATTGTAAATCCGCTTCACAATAAAATCAAAAATGAATATGGCGAGTTGTTCAATATTGTTGAAGAAACATTAAAGCCATTTTCTTCGTTATTTGAACATCGGATTCCAGAGGATGAAAGTGCATTTTTGACGATGCATTTTGCGGCATTGTGTTCCAATTTTGATGAATATACAACGATACAAAAAGTCGCTTTGATCGTTTGTCCTAACGGAATTGGTAGCTCGTCTATTGTATATACCGAGTTAAAAGCCCTCTTTCCAGAGTTATCGTTTTTAGGTCCGGTCGAAACCAATGACATTGAACGACTAACTGATTCTTATGATTTAATTTTTTCTACGGTGCCTAATATTCGTTTGTTTTATACAAAAAAACCGGTCTATATTGTTAGTCCAATCATGAATACCAGAGAAAAGTACCGCTTGATCAGCGACGTATACACTCAAATTGGCAATTTCAATTTCAAATTACCTAGTGTTGGCAAAATCATGGAAATCATTAAACGACATGCAGCAATTTCTGAAGGGTCGAGCTTGGAAAATGAGTTATATGAATACTTAATTAATCAAGAAGAGCCGAACAAAACTGAAAATGATGGCCCAAGTTTACAGGAAATCACTGCACCTGAATTGATCCAACTAGAGATGAGCGCTAAAAATTGGGAAGAAGCAATTCGTTTATCCGCAGCATCATTGTTGAAGACAGGCCGAATTACGCGGAATTACATCGATACGATTATTGAAACTGCTAAAAGGGAAGGGGCATATATGGTAATCTCTAAAAACGTTGCATTACCTCATGCAAGACCAATTGATGGCGTTATGCAATTAGGTATGAGTATCAGCGTGTTAAAAGAGCCGATTGTCTTTGGGAACAAAGATAATGATCCAGTAAAGTATATATTTTGCCTAGCTGCTACTGAAAATAATCGCCATTTAAATGCAATGGTCGAATTAGTCAAATTATTGGATGACCCAGACTTTTATTCTTTGCTAGATACGAGTGATGACCCCAATGAGGTGTATCATTATCTGTCACAAGAAGAAGTTTTAACAATGGAGAATTAA
- a CDS encoding dihydrodipicolinate synthase family protein, giving the protein MKPEGLITAMVTPLDKANQIDVNATKQLVNHLIEKKVNGLFILGTNGEFHVLSDYEKLKFAQSVITETNGRVPVYVGTGGNSTDQVIALSKEMTALGADALSVITPYFVPPTEKELITHYLTLAEANTAPILLYNIPKNTGVTISSSMIGKIAGHQNIIGIKDSSGDLENIKGYIQAAKNEAFAVLSGSDSLILDALKAGAAGAVAATSNVLTEIDVAIYRYWIEGNMEKAQSMQNSIEEFRRILKLGTIPSVLKAAINYQGITVGNPRLPVQPVSEKVLLEVAKTMDYYLENSESF; this is encoded by the coding sequence ATGAAACCAGAAGGACTCATTACAGCAATGGTCACACCTCTAGATAAAGCGAATCAAATCGATGTAAATGCGACAAAACAACTAGTGAATCATTTAATTGAAAAAAAGGTCAATGGTCTGTTTATTCTTGGCACAAATGGTGAATTTCATGTTTTAAGTGACTATGAGAAACTAAAATTTGCTCAAAGTGTTATTACAGAGACGAATGGGCGTGTACCAGTATATGTTGGAACTGGTGGAAATAGTACGGATCAAGTTATTGCTTTATCAAAAGAAATGACAGCACTAGGAGCAGATGCATTATCTGTGATCACCCCGTACTTTGTTCCGCCAACTGAAAAGGAATTGATTACCCATTATCTAACACTTGCTGAAGCAAACACAGCGCCTATTTTGCTCTATAATATACCTAAAAACACCGGAGTAACGATTAGCTCCAGCATGATTGGGAAAATAGCTGGACATCAAAATATTATTGGTATTAAAGATAGCAGCGGTGATCTTGAAAATATAAAAGGCTATATCCAAGCAGCAAAAAATGAAGCATTTGCTGTCTTATCAGGGTCTGATTCATTGATTCTAGATGCGTTAAAAGCGGGTGCTGCAGGAGCAGTTGCAGCTACGTCAAATGTTCTAACCGAAATCGATGTCGCTATTTATCGTTATTGGATAGAAGGAAACATGGAAAAAGCCCAATCAATGCAGAATAGTATTGAAGAATTTCGGCGTATTTTAAAACTCGGAACAATTCCTTCTGTATTAAAGGCTGCTATTAATTATCAGGGAATTACAGTTGGAAATCCCCGGTTGCCTGTTCAGCCAGTTAGTGAAAAAGTGTTATTGGAAGTGGCAAAAACAATGGATTATTACCTAGAAAACAGTGAGTCTTTTTAA
- a CDS encoding pyruvate dehydrogenase translates to MRTITYLQAINEALDEALAQDDRVFILGEDIGTYGGGFGATKGLQEKYGKQRVRDTPISESAIAGAAVGAAMTGMRPIIELQFSDFITVAMDQLVNQAAKIHYMYSGKAKVPLVMRTAAGSGTGAGAQHSQSLENWMAHIPGLKVIQPANAYDAKGLLHAAIQDNNPVMFYEHKLLYATTGVVPDAAYTVPIGIAEIKRAGEDVTIIATGVMVNKALEAAEIANEQGISVEVIDPRTLVPLDKETILASVAKTKRVIVATEAVKNSGFSAELTAIIAESSAAMKLKTSIVRLGGEFVPMPAQKVLEAKAIPQVDSVLNALDQVMSEIEVSNENQ, encoded by the coding sequence ATGAGAACAATTACTTATTTACAAGCAATCAATGAAGCATTAGATGAAGCGTTGGCTCAAGATGATCGTGTATTTATTTTAGGCGAAGATATTGGTACTTATGGCGGCGGATTTGGGGCAACCAAAGGACTTCAGGAAAAATATGGCAAACAGCGAGTACGTGATACGCCTATTTCGGAAAGTGCAATTGCCGGAGCCGCAGTCGGAGCCGCAATGACTGGTATGCGTCCGATAATCGAGCTACAGTTTTCAGATTTTATTACTGTTGCGATGGATCAGTTGGTCAATCAAGCCGCAAAAATTCATTATATGTATAGCGGAAAGGCAAAAGTTCCCTTGGTGATGCGGACGGCTGCTGGCTCAGGAACTGGCGCTGGCGCTCAACATTCGCAAAGTTTGGAAAACTGGATGGCTCATATACCTGGATTAAAAGTCATTCAGCCTGCTAATGCGTATGATGCAAAAGGATTACTACATGCGGCCATTCAAGATAATAATCCAGTTATGTTTTACGAACATAAGCTTTTATACGCAACAACTGGAGTTGTTCCTGATGCTGCTTATACTGTACCAATCGGCATTGCAGAGATTAAACGCGCTGGAGAAGACGTCACAATTATTGCAACAGGAGTTATGGTCAATAAAGCGTTAGAAGCAGCAGAAATTGCAAACGAGCAAGGCATTTCAGTTGAAGTCATCGATCCAAGGACCTTAGTCCCCCTTGATAAAGAAACTATTCTAGCCTCTGTTGCTAAAACAAAACGAGTGATCGTCGCAACAGAAGCTGTAAAAAATAGTGGCTTTAGCGCAGAGCTTACTGCGATTATTGCTGAGTCTAGCGCTGCTATGAAATTGAAAACATCCATCGTTCGATTAGGCGGTGAATTCGTACCAATGCCGGCACAAAAAGTCTTAGAAGCTAAAGCAATACCACAAGTTGATTCAGTGTTAAATGCCTTGGATCAAGTCATGTCTGAAATTGAGGTTTCTAATGAAAATCAGTGA
- a CDS encoding ketohydroxyglutarate aldolase — MFRTTILNRIEETTIMAIVRVETIERAVEIAEGCLAGGVDCLEISYTLPNAGAIIQQLSERYGTKLLIGAGTVLDSETARLAILTGASFIIAPNYDAAVCKMCNRYQIPYMPGCTSMTEMITALEAGAAMVKAFPISSYYGPTLITTLKTPTPYLPIMSSGGVNLENIDEWLSSGVDCVGVGSLLTTGTKEEIAENAKQLKLAVVKHSSRNKSL, encoded by the coding sequence ATGTTTCGAACAACTATACTAAATAGAATAGAAGAAACAACAATTATGGCGATTGTTCGGGTCGAAACAATCGAACGGGCTGTTGAAATTGCGGAGGGCTGTTTAGCAGGTGGAGTGGATTGTCTAGAAATAAGTTATACTTTACCCAACGCAGGAGCAATTATTCAGCAACTAAGCGAACGGTATGGAACTAAACTATTAATCGGTGCTGGAACCGTTTTGGATAGCGAAACTGCTCGTCTAGCGATCTTGACTGGAGCAAGTTTTATCATCGCTCCAAATTATGATGCGGCTGTTTGTAAAATGTGTAACCGTTATCAAATTCCATATATGCCAGGCTGCACTAGTATGACAGAAATGATCACAGCACTAGAAGCAGGAGCAGCAATGGTTAAAGCATTTCCGATTTCGAGCTATTATGGTCCCACTCTGATTACAACATTGAAAACACCAACACCGTATCTGCCGATCATGTCCTCAGGTGGTGTTAATTTAGAGAATATTGATGAGTGGTTATCGAGTGGAGTAGATTGCGTGGGGGTCGGGAGTCTTTTGACAACAGGCACTAAAGAAGAAATTGCTGAAAATGCTAAGCAGTTGAAGTTAGCAGTTGTTAAACATAGCAGTCGAAATAAAAGCTTGTAA
- a CDS encoding carbohydrate isomerase: MKQELDRALVNFFENTSEELNKFIQEISVEQLMIAKELILTSEESGGRVHVTGIGKPGHVAEYIASLFSSTGTPAYFLDGTEAIHGSSGQVRSGDIVLSISNSGETEELKKTVETLKKNGASIISVTGKKHSWLAQNSDCLLFAGVENEGDSLNKPPRASILVEVLLLQSLSILLQEEKGITNKEYVKWHPGGKLGQSISACE, from the coding sequence ATGAAACAAGAACTAGATCGAGCATTAGTTAATTTTTTTGAAAATACATCTGAAGAATTAAATAAGTTTATTCAAGAAATATCGGTAGAACAATTGATGATTGCAAAAGAGCTGATTTTAACTTCGGAAGAAAGTGGCGGGCGTGTTCATGTGACAGGGATTGGAAAACCTGGGCATGTGGCTGAATATATTGCTTCATTATTTTCCTCAACAGGAACTCCAGCCTATTTTTTAGACGGAACAGAAGCTATTCACGGATCGTCAGGGCAAGTGAGGTCAGGTGATATTGTCTTATCAATTTCGAATAGTGGGGAAACAGAAGAATTGAAAAAGACCGTTGAAACGCTAAAAAAAAACGGTGCTAGCATTATTTCTGTCACTGGTAAAAAGCACTCGTGGTTGGCCCAAAATAGTGATTGCTTACTTTTCGCTGGCGTGGAAAATGAGGGCGATTCCTTGAACAAGCCCCCTCGTGCCTCTATTTTAGTGGAGGTTTTACTACTCCAATCTTTGAGTATTTTACTACAAGAAGAAAAGGGGATAACTAACAAAGAATATGTGAAATGGCATCCAGGAGGTAAGTTGGGTCAAAGTATTTCAGCATGCGAGTAA